The Burkholderiales bacterium genomic interval TGCGATAGCGTGCGCTGATTTCATCACGGTCTGCCCAGTGGTTTTGCGTGCCGTGCGTTTCGATCTTCAGCGCGCCCATCAGCGATGCAAGGCGCCCCGTTTCCGGCCAGTCCAGACCGGTTGCGATGCCGTGCAACAAACCCGCGCGATAGGCGTCTCCGCACCCGGT includes:
- a CDS encoding carbohydrate kinase family protein, with amino-acid sequence ALIVTRGAQGSTIYVAGEQIDIPCAKPGQVVDPTGCGDAYRAGLLHGIATGLDWPETGRLASLMGALKIETHGTQNHWADRDEISARYRMEFGAELRLNG